One window of the Homoserinimonas aerilata genome contains the following:
- the cysK gene encoding cysteine synthase A, with protein MARIFDNVSALIGNTPLVRLNRVTDGAGATVLAKLEFYNPANSVKDRIGAAIIDAAEASGALKPGGTIIEGTSGNTGIALAMVGAARGYKVVIVMPDTMSRERRGVIRAFGAEIVLTPGSEGMRGAVEKTKELVESTPGAVWADQFGNPANALIHRTTTGEEIWADTDGAVDILVSGIGTGGTITGAGGLLKERKPGLQVIAVEPIDSPILSGGKPGPHKIQGLGANFVPDVLDTSVYDEVMDVTLDASLEFARRLAAEEGLLVGISSGAAVSAAVEVAKRPENAGKTIVVVVPDFGERYLSTVLFEHLTD; from the coding sequence ATGGCCCGTATCTTTGACAACGTCTCCGCGCTGATCGGCAACACCCCGCTCGTGCGTCTCAACCGGGTGACGGATGGCGCTGGCGCCACCGTTCTGGCGAAGCTCGAGTTCTACAACCCCGCCAACAGCGTGAAGGACCGCATCGGCGCGGCCATCATCGACGCGGCTGAGGCATCCGGTGCTCTGAAGCCGGGCGGCACGATCATCGAGGGCACCAGTGGCAACACGGGTATCGCTCTGGCCATGGTGGGTGCGGCCCGCGGCTACAAGGTCGTCATCGTCATGCCTGACACGATGAGCCGGGAGCGCCGCGGTGTCATCCGCGCGTTCGGTGCTGAGATCGTTCTCACGCCGGGCAGCGAGGGTATGCGCGGCGCCGTCGAGAAGACGAAGGAGCTTGTCGAGTCGACTCCGGGCGCCGTGTGGGCTGACCAGTTCGGCAACCCGGCGAATGCGCTGATCCACCGCACGACGACGGGTGAGGAGATCTGGGCCGACACGGATGGCGCTGTCGACATCCTCGTCTCCGGTATCGGCACGGGCGGCACGATCACGGGCGCCGGCGGGCTGCTGAAGGAGCGCAAGCCGGGCCTGCAGGTGATCGCGGTCGAGCCGATCGATTCGCCGATCCTCAGCGGCGGCAAGCCGGGCCCGCACAAGATCCAGGGTCTGGGTGCGAACTTTGTTCCGGATGTCCTCGACACGAGCGTCTACGACGAGGTCATGGATGTGACCCTGGATGCGTCGCTCGAGTTCGCGCGCCGCCTCGCCGCCGAGGAGGGCCTGCTGGTGGGCATCTCGTCTGGCGCCGCAGTGAGTGCCGCAGTCGAGGTGGCGAAGCGCCCCGAGAACGCGGGCAAGACGATCGTCGTCGTCGTGCCGGACTTCGGTGAGCGCTACCTGTCGACGGTGCTGTTCGAGCACCTGACGGACTGA
- the epsC gene encoding serine O-acetyltransferase EpsC, which translates to MSVFGRIREDVATARLRDPAARSNAEVFWLYSGLHAVWAYRVAHRLWLWRWFFVARWVSQVARAWTGVEIHPGATIGRRFFIDHGMGVVVGETAELGDDVMLYHGVTLGGRSSQRTKRHPTLGNHVTVGAGAAVLGPVTLGDGCVVGAHAVVLQDAPPRSLLVGSPAKARPIAPVHEFDQQFFVDPGSYSI; encoded by the coding sequence GTGAGTGTTTTCGGCCGCATACGTGAGGATGTGGCGACCGCGCGCCTGCGCGACCCCGCCGCCCGCAGCAATGCGGAGGTGTTCTGGCTGTATTCGGGCCTGCACGCGGTGTGGGCGTACCGGGTCGCGCACAGGCTGTGGCTGTGGCGCTGGTTCTTCGTGGCGCGCTGGGTGTCGCAGGTGGCGCGCGCGTGGACGGGCGTCGAGATCCACCCGGGTGCGACGATCGGCCGACGCTTCTTCATCGACCACGGCATGGGCGTTGTCGTCGGCGAGACGGCCGAGCTGGGCGACGACGTGATGCTGTACCACGGGGTGACTCTGGGGGGCCGCTCCTCGCAGCGCACGAAGAGGCACCCGACTTTGGGCAACCATGTGACGGTGGGCGCCGGGGCGGCCGTGCTCGGCCCGGTGACGCTGGGCGACGGATGCGTCGTCGGCGCGCATGCGGTCGTGTTGCAGGATGCGCCGCCCCGGTCGCTGCTGGTGGGCAGCCCGGCGAAGGCGCGGCCGATCGCGCCCGTGCACGAGTTCGACCAGCAGTTCTTCGTCGACCCGGGCAGCTACAGCATCTGA
- a CDS encoding CPBP family intramembrane glutamic endopeptidase, producing MNFAFHRLARSWPKYRWFKPLLTGLIAIVFYVLLSVLVSLGFFAVSLIDPQGFGAGFERLVFETVIDNSDPLVLAYSLVVVALMLPALLLATLIMGPRPLGLLSSVVGRLRWHWMGRLLLPALGAFAASYVLYLLVLPLIAGDPLVAPQVGASTWVMLAVTLLLVPLQATAEEYVFRGYLMQTIGGWLKHPAWAILLPVPLFMAGHLYDVWGLLDVGVFALFAGWITWRTGGLEAAIMAHVINNASIFALGAFGMVDVNAAEGSPWGVLVTALTLGLYAWLVLRMSGGIHRERRLVLPAAPTVPPPMQGYAQDE from the coding sequence GTGAACTTCGCCTTCCACCGTCTGGCCCGCTCGTGGCCGAAGTACCGCTGGTTCAAGCCGCTCCTGACGGGCCTGATCGCGATCGTGTTCTACGTTCTGCTGTCGGTGCTGGTGTCGCTCGGCTTCTTCGCGGTGTCGCTGATCGACCCGCAGGGTTTCGGCGCGGGGTTCGAGCGTCTCGTCTTCGAGACGGTGATCGACAACTCTGATCCGCTGGTGCTCGCCTATTCGCTGGTTGTCGTCGCGCTGATGCTGCCGGCGCTGCTGCTGGCGACGCTCATCATGGGGCCGCGCCCGCTGGGTCTGTTGTCGTCGGTGGTGGGCAGGCTGCGGTGGCATTGGATGGGCCGGCTTCTGCTGCCCGCGCTGGGCGCCTTCGCGGCATCCTATGTTCTGTATCTGCTGGTGCTTCCGCTGATCGCGGGCGACCCGCTGGTGGCGCCGCAGGTGGGGGCGTCGACGTGGGTGATGTTGGCGGTGACGCTGCTGTTGGTGCCGTTGCAGGCGACGGCGGAGGAGTACGTGTTCCGGGGTTACCTGATGCAGACGATCGGCGGCTGGCTGAAGCATCCGGCGTGGGCGATCCTGTTGCCGGTGCCGCTGTTCATGGCGGGCCACCTGTATGACGTGTGGGGGCTGCTCGATGTGGGTGTGTTCGCGCTGTTCGCGGGCTGGATCACGTGGCGCACGGGTGGCCTGGAGGCGGCGATCATGGCGCATGTGATCAACAATGCGTCGATCTTCGCGCTGGGAGCGTTCGGCATGGTCGACGTGAACGCGGCGGAGGGCAGCCCGTGGGGCGTGCTGGTGACCGCGTTGACGCTGGGTCTGTACGCCTGGCTGGTGTTGCGGATGTCGGGCGGCATCCACAGGGAGCGCCGCCTGGTCCTCCCCGCGGCACCCACCGTCCCACCTCCAATGCAGGGATATGCACAGGATGAGTGA
- a CDS encoding acyl-CoA dehydrogenase — protein MVDTAPRTGKSATKTSIKAEPAPSLAAQVDAHLDATSGEASVDVSSLTEQLMGTWADVRRKAREFAKNPELHDVPGLSLDEQRERTLGQLRLLVEQGEVLRAFPKSVGGLEDNGGNITAFEELVSASPSLQIKSGVQWGLFGSAVMHLGTDYHHRTFLPDILSLKVPGAFAMTEIGHGSDVASIGTTATYDEATQEFVINTPFAGAWKEFLGNAGKHGIAATVFAQLITKGVNHGVHCFYVPIRDEDGEWLPGVTGRDDGWKGGLNGIDNGRLAFDDVRVPRTNLLNKYGDVAEDGSYSSPIDSPGRRFFTMLGTLVQGRVSLDGSATAASAMGLAIAIGYGNQRRQFSAADPQSEEFLLDYGRHQRRLIPKLATTYAQIFAHDEFLVQFDAVFSGADPDGAEDLETIAASLKPLSTWHALETLQEAREACGGAGFMAENRLTGLRADLDVYVTFEGDNNVLLQLVSKRLLGDYARRFKGADAAALARFAAGQAAGRLMDAGLRTLAQNVRDLGSTARSVTELRETDVQRQLLTDRVETMVGELAQRLRPASKMSAKDAADLFNSLQNELIEAARAHAELLQWEAFTRALEKVEHAGTKQVLSWLHDVFGLGLIEKHLGWYLIHGRLSPQRAQAVTAYIDRLLARLRPHLQDLVDAFGYEQEHLRATLTSGIERERQEEARAHYEALRASGDAPVDEKSLKAAKKKR, from the coding sequence ATGGTCGACACAGCACCCCGCACCGGCAAGTCAGCAACGAAGACTTCCATCAAGGCTGAGCCTGCGCCCAGTCTGGCCGCGCAGGTCGATGCCCATCTCGATGCGACATCGGGCGAGGCATCCGTCGATGTGTCGTCGCTCACCGAGCAGCTGATGGGTACGTGGGCGGATGTTCGCCGCAAGGCCCGCGAGTTCGCCAAGAACCCGGAACTGCACGATGTGCCGGGGCTGAGCCTTGACGAGCAGCGCGAGCGCACGCTCGGTCAGTTGCGGCTGCTGGTGGAGCAGGGCGAGGTGCTCCGCGCGTTCCCGAAGTCGGTGGGCGGGCTTGAGGACAACGGCGGCAACATCACCGCGTTCGAGGAGTTGGTGTCGGCGAGCCCGTCGCTGCAGATCAAGTCGGGTGTGCAGTGGGGCCTGTTCGGCAGCGCCGTCATGCATCTGGGCACCGACTACCACCACAGGACTTTTCTGCCCGACATCCTGAGCCTGAAGGTTCCGGGCGCGTTCGCGATGACGGAGATCGGGCACGGTTCGGATGTTGCGAGCATCGGCACGACGGCGACCTACGATGAGGCGACGCAGGAGTTTGTGATCAACACCCCGTTCGCGGGTGCGTGGAAGGAGTTCCTGGGCAACGCCGGCAAGCACGGCATCGCCGCGACGGTGTTCGCGCAGCTCATCACCAAGGGCGTCAACCACGGTGTGCACTGCTTCTACGTGCCCATCCGGGATGAGGACGGCGAGTGGCTGCCGGGCGTGACGGGCCGCGATGACGGCTGGAAGGGCGGGCTGAACGGCATCGACAATGGCCGTCTCGCCTTCGACGATGTGCGGGTTCCGCGCACCAATCTGCTCAACAAGTACGGTGATGTCGCCGAGGACGGCAGCTATTCCTCGCCGATCGACAGCCCCGGTCGTCGCTTCTTCACCATGCTGGGCACGCTGGTGCAGGGGCGCGTCTCCCTTGACGGTTCGGCGACCGCAGCATCCGCCATGGGTCTTGCGATCGCGATCGGCTACGGCAATCAGCGCCGCCAGTTCAGCGCGGCCGACCCGCAGAGCGAGGAGTTTCTGCTCGACTATGGCCGCCACCAGCGCAGGCTCATCCCGAAGCTGGCGACGACGTACGCGCAGATCTTCGCGCATGACGAGTTCCTGGTGCAGTTCGACGCCGTGTTCAGCGGCGCCGACCCGGATGGTGCGGAGGACCTGGAGACGATCGCCGCGTCGCTGAAGCCGCTGTCTACGTGGCACGCGCTCGAGACGCTGCAGGAGGCGCGCGAGGCGTGCGGCGGTGCCGGCTTCATGGCCGAGAACCGGCTCACGGGCCTGCGCGCCGACCTCGACGTGTACGTCACCTTCGAGGGTGACAACAATGTGCTGCTGCAGCTGGTGTCGAAGCGCCTGCTGGGTGACTACGCGAGGCGTTTCAAGGGGGCGGATGCTGCGGCTCTCGCCCGCTTCGCCGCGGGTCAGGCGGCCGGCCGGTTGATGGACGCTGGCCTGCGCACCCTCGCCCAGAACGTGCGCGACCTCGGTTCGACGGCGCGCAGCGTGACCGAACTGCGCGAGACGGATGTGCAGCGGCAGCTGCTCACCGACCGCGTCGAGACGATGGTGGGCGAGCTCGCACAGCGGCTGCGCCCGGCGTCGAAGATGTCGGCGAAGGATGCTGCGGACCTGTTCAACTCGCTGCAGAACGAACTCATCGAGGCGGCCCGCGCCCACGCCGAGCTGCTGCAGTGGGAGGCGTTCACGCGCGCGCTAGAGAAGGTGGAGCATGCCGGCACGAAGCAGGTGCTGTCGTGGCTGCACGATGTGTTCGGGTTGGGCCTCATCGAGAAGCACCTCGGCTGGTACCTCATCCACGGTCGCCTGTCGCCGCAGCGTGCGCAGGCGGTGACGGCGTACATCGATCGTCTGTTGGCGCGGCTCCGCCCGCACCTGCAGGATCTGGTGGATGCCTTCGGTTACGAGCAGGAGCACCTGCGCGCGACCCTCACCTCCGGCATCGAGCGGGAGCGTCAGGAGGAGGCGCGGGCGCACTACGAGGCGCTGCGCGCATCCGGTGACGCCCCCGTCGACGAGAAGTCGCTCAAGGCGGCCAAAAAGAAGAGGTAA
- the recQ gene encoding DNA helicase RecQ — translation MTETTTPDAALETLGRVFGYDSFRGDQAEIIRHVVAGGDALVLMPTGGGKSLCYQVPSLVREGTGVVISPLIALMQDQVDALAAVGVRAEFLNSTQGPDERRRVEAAFVAGAVDLLYLAPERLAIESTAQLLDRGTIALFAIDEAHCVAQWGHDFRPDYLRLSMLHERWPAVPRIALTATATEQTHAEIALRLQLDDARHFVASFDRPNIQYRIEAKNQPQRQLLELLRTEHVGDAGIVYCLSRASVEKTAEFLNSSGIPALPYHAGLPAEVRAANQSRFLREDGIVMVATIAFGMGIDKPDVRFVAHLDLPKSVEGYYQETGRAGRDGLPSTAWLAYGLQDVVQQRRMIEQSEGDLAHRRRMSAHLDAMLALCETVECRRVQLLAYFGQSSQPCGNCDTCLNPPQAWDGTVPAQKLLSTIVRLKRERNQTFGAGQVVDILRGKETPRTLQHGHEQLATWGIGEDLSDQQWRGVVRQLLAQGLLATQGEYGILALTDASAAVLSGERAVSLRTEPERVARRAPKRQAALADLEPAQVELFEALRVWRAEQAKEQGVPAYIVFGDATLRAVALAKPATMDELDALPGIGAKKRDAYGQALLEVVAAA, via the coding sequence ATGACTGAGACGACCACGCCTGATGCGGCACTCGAGACGCTCGGCAGGGTTTTCGGTTACGACAGTTTTCGCGGCGACCAGGCGGAGATCATCCGTCATGTGGTCGCCGGTGGCGACGCGCTCGTGCTCATGCCGACGGGTGGCGGCAAGTCGCTCTGCTATCAGGTGCCGTCGCTTGTGCGCGAGGGCACGGGGGTTGTCATTTCGCCGCTGATCGCGCTCATGCAGGATCAGGTGGATGCTCTGGCTGCGGTGGGCGTGCGGGCCGAGTTCCTGAATTCGACGCAGGGGCCGGATGAGCGGCGCAGGGTTGAGGCGGCGTTCGTGGCGGGCGCGGTCGATCTGCTGTATCTGGCGCCAGAGCGGCTCGCGATCGAGTCGACCGCGCAGCTGCTCGACCGCGGCACGATCGCGCTTTTCGCGATCGATGAGGCGCACTGTGTGGCGCAGTGGGGGCACGATTTCCGGCCCGACTATCTGCGGTTGTCGATGCTGCATGAGCGTTGGCCGGCCGTGCCGCGCATCGCACTGACGGCGACGGCGACGGAGCAGACGCACGCGGAGATCGCGCTGCGCCTGCAGCTCGACGATGCGCGACATTTTGTGGCGAGTTTCGATCGGCCGAACATCCAGTACCGCATCGAGGCGAAGAATCAGCCGCAGCGGCAGCTGCTGGAGCTGCTGCGCACGGAGCATGTCGGCGACGCGGGCATCGTGTACTGTCTGTCGCGCGCATCGGTGGAGAAGACGGCCGAGTTCCTCAATTCGAGCGGCATTCCGGCGCTGCCATACCACGCGGGTCTGCCGGCTGAGGTGCGCGCCGCGAACCAGTCACGCTTCCTGCGCGAGGACGGCATCGTCATGGTTGCGACGATCGCGTTCGGCATGGGCATCGACAAACCGGATGTGCGTTTCGTCGCCCACCTGGACCTGCCCAAGTCGGTGGAGGGCTACTACCAGGAGACGGGCCGCGCGGGCCGCGACGGCCTGCCGTCGACCGCCTGGCTGGCCTACGGGCTGCAGGATGTGGTGCAGCAGCGCCGCATGATCGAGCAGTCGGAGGGTGACCTGGCGCACCGCCGCCGCATGAGCGCGCACCTGGATGCGATGCTGGCGCTGTGCGAGACGGTCGAGTGCCGGCGCGTGCAGCTGCTCGCCTACTTCGGGCAGTCGTCGCAGCCGTGCGGCAACTGCGACACCTGCCTGAACCCGCCGCAGGCGTGGGATGGCACGGTGCCAGCGCAGAAGCTGCTGTCGACGATCGTGCGCCTCAAGCGGGAACGCAATCAGACATTCGGCGCCGGTCAGGTGGTCGACATCCTGCGCGGCAAGGAGACGCCGCGCACACTGCAGCACGGGCACGAACAGCTCGCCACGTGGGGCATCGGCGAGGACCTGAGCGATCAGCAGTGGCGCGGGGTGGTGCGGCAGCTGCTCGCGCAGGGGCTGCTCGCGACGCAGGGTGAGTACGGAATTCTTGCGCTGACGGATGCCTCGGCCGCCGTTCTCTCGGGAGAGCGCGCCGTGTCGCTGCGCACCGAACCGGAGCGGGTGGCCCGGAGGGCGCCGAAGCGGCAGGCGGCGCTCGCCGACCTCGAGCCGGCGCAGGTGGAGCTGTTCGAGGCGCTGCGCGTGTGGCGCGCGGAGCAGGCGAAGGAGCAGGGGGTTCCGGCGTACATCGTGTTCGGGGATGCGACGCTGCGCGCGGTCGCCCTGGCGAAGCCGGCGACGATGGACGAACTGGATGCGCTGCCCGGCATCGGCGCGAAGAAGCGCGACGCGTACGGGCAGGCGCTGCTCGAAGTGGTCGCCGCGGCTTAG
- a CDS encoding MFS transporter: protein MYISFSDRPRGGARPTTGAGARVSSVVIALGVVSMLTDVSSESVAAILPLYVTGVIGLSTVAYGFIDGIYQGVSALVRIAGGYAADRGDQPKWVAFFGYGVSALARVGLLFASGFAALTAVLAIDRLGKGVRTAPRDALIAASSHPDALGRAFGMHRMLDTIGAALGPLIAFVILLLIPDGFSTIFVVSLAFALLGLAVLGFIVPNRRPRAEAPVVARPAKRFSLRELRDPRLRRLLLVAALFGLLTVGDGFIYLVLQGRGSFAAEWFPLLYVGTNVAFLALAVPVGRLADRVGRARIFVIGHVALLAAYVSAALPVAGAPITIACLLLLGVFYAATDGIIAALATQFTPVSARASGIAAAQTVVAVCRFFASTGFGLLWFFAGRANAVIVVAVALAVVIPFAAWLLRQATRRPPDEGPPDDGTPDEGTPDEGTADEGTSDERPSDEGTADDPAERVAEG from the coding sequence ATGTACATCTCGTTCTCCGACCGCCCCAGGGGTGGCGCGCGGCCCACGACGGGTGCGGGCGCGCGCGTGTCGTCGGTGGTGATCGCTCTCGGCGTGGTCAGCATGCTCACGGACGTGTCGTCTGAGTCGGTTGCGGCGATTCTGCCGCTGTATGTGACCGGTGTGATCGGGCTTTCCACTGTCGCCTACGGTTTCATCGACGGCATCTATCAGGGTGTGAGCGCTCTTGTGCGCATCGCGGGCGGCTATGCGGCGGATCGCGGCGACCAGCCGAAGTGGGTGGCGTTCTTCGGCTATGGGGTGTCGGCGTTGGCGCGGGTGGGCTTGTTGTTCGCGTCGGGTTTTGCGGCGCTGACGGCGGTGCTGGCGATCGACAGGCTCGGCAAGGGGGTGCGTACGGCGCCGCGCGATGCCCTCATCGCTGCTTCGTCGCATCCGGATGCTTTGGGCAGGGCGTTCGGCATGCACCGGATGCTTGACACGATCGGCGCGGCGCTGGGCCCTCTCATCGCCTTCGTGATTCTGCTGCTCATCCCGGACGGCTTCAGCACGATCTTCGTGGTGTCGTTGGCGTTCGCGCTGCTCGGCCTGGCGGTGCTCGGTTTCATTGTTCCGAATCGCCGCCCGCGGGCCGAGGCGCCTGTGGTGGCCCGCCCGGCGAAGCGGTTCAGTCTGCGCGAGTTGCGTGACCCCCGCCTGCGCCGGCTGCTGCTGGTTGCGGCGCTGTTCGGGCTGCTGACGGTCGGTGACGGGTTCATCTATCTGGTGCTGCAGGGCAGGGGCTCGTTTGCAGCGGAGTGGTTTCCGCTGCTCTATGTGGGCACGAATGTGGCGTTCCTCGCGCTGGCGGTGCCGGTCGGCCGGCTCGCCGACAGGGTCGGGCGTGCGCGCATATTCGTGATCGGGCATGTTGCGCTGCTGGCGGCGTACGTGTCGGCGGCGCTGCCGGTGGCGGGGGCTCCGATCACGATCGCCTGCCTTCTGCTGCTGGGCGTGTTCTATGCGGCCACCGATGGCATCATCGCGGCGCTGGCCACGCAGTTCACGCCGGTGTCGGCGCGGGCGAGCGGCATCGCGGCGGCGCAGACGGTTGTGGCGGTGTGTCGTTTCTTCGCGTCGACCGGTTTCGGGCTTCTGTGGTTCTTCGCGGGGCGCGCGAATGCGGTGATCGTGGTGGCGGTGGCGCTTGCTGTGGTGATTCCGTTCGCGGCCTGGCTGCTGCGGCAGGCGACCCGGCGCCCGCCAGACGAGGGCCCGCCAGACGATGGCACGCCAGACGAGGGCACGCCGGACGAGGGCACTGCGGACGAGGGCACGTCAGACGAGCGCCCGTCAGATGAGGGCACCGCGGATGACCCCGCAGAACGGGTGGCCGAGGGGTGA
- a CDS encoding TolB family protein, which produces MSGRGRWAWLAAVVAVVLLATGGYGVWAYLDYQGRVSAADEAAGDAVPFESVLDGPRVLFRNTVLGQQYGLVAAVPLEGADGTDATVAPDAPRAVSKVACDRVHASADRVLCLHTDRRLGSKFEAKLYDNEWNELGGWPLPGVPSRTRITPDSQLWASTAFVTGHSYATIGFSTATTISGADGTEYGNLEDFTTTIEGEPLTTSDRNFWGVTFADDGNTFYATAASGGSTWLVRGDLAKRTMVSLRSNVECPSLSPDGTRIAFKKNVSTGSVSSWSIAVYDLASGTETVVPGESSVDDQVEWLDDNTLLFGLPRPDAVGDSDVWSAPADGSAEPTLFIEHAWSPAVVRG; this is translated from the coding sequence GTGAGCGGTCGCGGGCGTTGGGCGTGGCTCGCCGCTGTCGTGGCCGTTGTGCTGCTGGCGACGGGCGGCTACGGCGTGTGGGCGTATCTCGACTATCAGGGCAGGGTGTCGGCGGCAGACGAGGCGGCGGGTGACGCCGTGCCGTTCGAGAGCGTGCTCGATGGCCCGCGGGTGCTGTTCCGCAACACGGTGCTCGGGCAGCAGTACGGGCTGGTGGCGGCGGTGCCACTCGAGGGCGCCGACGGCACGGATGCGACGGTGGCTCCGGATGCTCCGCGCGCGGTCTCGAAGGTCGCCTGCGACCGCGTGCATGCGAGCGCCGACAGGGTGCTGTGCCTGCACACGGATCGCCGGCTCGGCTCGAAGTTCGAGGCGAAGCTGTACGACAACGAGTGGAACGAGCTGGGTGGTTGGCCGCTGCCGGGGGTGCCGAGTCGCACCCGCATCACGCCGGATTCGCAGTTGTGGGCGAGCACGGCCTTCGTGACCGGCCACTCCTACGCGACGATCGGTTTCTCGACGGCGACGACGATCAGCGGCGCGGATGGCACCGAGTACGGCAACCTGGAGGACTTCACGACGACGATCGAGGGGGAGCCGCTGACCACGAGCGACCGCAACTTCTGGGGCGTCACCTTCGCCGACGATGGCAACACCTTCTACGCGACCGCGGCATCCGGCGGCAGCACCTGGTTGGTGCGCGGCGATCTGGCGAAACGCACCATGGTGTCGCTGCGCAGCAATGTGGAGTGCCCGTCGCTGTCACCGGATGGCACGCGCATCGCGTTCAAGAAGAACGTGTCGACGGGGTCGGTCTCGAGCTGGTCGATTGCCGTGTACGACCTGGCGAGCGGCACGGAGACGGTGGTCCCGGGCGAGAGCAGCGTCGACGACCAGGTGGAATGGCTCGACGACAACACCCTCCTGTTCGGTCTGCCGCGGCCGGATGCGGTGGGAGACAGCGACGTGTGGTCGGCCCCGGCGGATGGCAGCGCAGAGCCGACCTTGTTCATCGAGCACGCGTGGTCGCCGGCGGTCGTGCGCGGCTGA